A portion of the Perognathus longimembris pacificus isolate PPM17 chromosome 20, ASM2315922v1, whole genome shotgun sequence genome contains these proteins:
- the Ffar2 gene encoding free fatty acid receptor 2, producing the protein MLAAYAVILATGLPANLLALRAFVGRLRRPRPAPAHVLLLSLTLADLLLLLLPPPVRMAEAARGFAWPPPRALCAPAAFAQYSGVYRSTGLLAALSAERYPGVAFPVRYQLARRPLHGLLAALLPVRLELGLALFLLPLAVTAFCYWRLVRLLRGQAHAGPRRRRAAGPAAVSLLSFPLCFGPYNASHAAGFYLRASPPWRAHALVFAALNAGLDPLLFYFSSSAVRRTFWKGVTRCRRRSAAALWGCRAKEMAEAAGGSPGPGHAAGAKQGSESPPG; encoded by the coding sequence ATGCTGGCGGCCTACGCGGTCATCCTGGCCACGGGCCTCCCCGCCAACCTGCTGGCGCTGCGGGCCTTCGTGGGGCGGCTCCGGCGGCCCCGGCCGGCCCCCGCGCACGTCCTGCTGCTGAGCCTCACGCTGGCcgacctgctgctgctgctgctgccgccgccggtCAGGATGGCGGAGGCGGCGCGCGGCTTCGCGTGGCCGCCGCCCCGGGCGCTGTGCGCGCCCGCGGCCTTCGCGCAGTACAGCGGCGTCTACCGCAGCACGGGGCTGCTGGCGGCCCTCAGCGCGGAGCGCTACCCGGGCGTGGCCTTCCCGGTGAGGTACCAGCTGGCGCGGCGGCCCCTGCACGGGCTGCTGGCCGCGCTGCTGCCCGTGCGCCTGGAGCTGGGCCTGGCGCTCTTCCTGCTGCCCCTGGCCGTCACCGCCTTCTGCTACTGGCGCCTGGTGCGGCTGCTGCGGGGCCAGGCCCACGCCGGGCCGCGGCGGCGCAGGGCGGCCGGGCCGGCCGCCGTCAGCCTGCTCAGCTTCCCGCTCTGCTTCGGGCCCTACAACGCGTCCCACGCCGCGGGCTTCTACCTGCGCGCCAGCCCGCCCTGGCGCGCGCACGCCCTCGTCTTCGCCGCCCTCAACGCCGGCCTCGACCCGCTGCTCTTCTACTTCTCCTCTTCCGCGGTGCGCAGAACTTTCTGGAAAGGGGTGACGCGGTGCCGTCGCCGGAGCGCCGCCGCTCTGTGGGGATGCAGAGCCAAGGAGATGGCGGAGGCCGCCGGGGGGAGCCCAGGCCCGGGCCACGCCGCCGGGGCCAAGCAGGGCTCAGAGTCTCCCCCCGGCTAG